One window from the genome of Pseudonocardia hierapolitana encodes:
- a CDS encoding LacI family DNA-binding transcriptional regulator, translated as MNAARRPTLRDIAEALGLSVNTVSRALAGKSDISARTRRLVEAEAQRIGYVPNTLARSLVLGSAMTLGLVITTPSNPFYSQLIHGVEVQGRKHGYSMLLLVTDESEDIEQRAVESLLRAAVDGVLAVPVQGGSDPWPRLATAGIPLVLVNRDLPPGRHDFVGIDYEQGAYDAAVHAIRAGARRIWMLEEDLPITTIAGRIAGFRRAMAEAGLPVPDHAVRSVPTRRHESAALPWQPQESYVVAQEIVDRADRPDAVLVGNDYFALGLYRALAERGLRVPDDMLVLGYGDFPFSGFLTPPLTSVRLPAYEVGASAVDLLVERVRDRSAAPAQKRLLRPDLVVRPSSTLVTS; from the coding sequence ATGAACGCGGCTCGCCGGCCGACGCTGCGCGACATCGCCGAGGCGCTCGGCCTGTCGGTGAACACGGTGTCGCGGGCGCTGGCCGGCAAGTCCGACATCAGTGCCCGCACCCGGCGGCTGGTGGAGGCCGAGGCGCAGCGGATCGGCTACGTGCCGAACACGCTCGCGCGCTCGCTGGTGCTCGGCTCGGCGATGACCCTCGGCCTGGTGATCACCACCCCGTCCAACCCGTTCTACTCCCAGCTCATCCACGGCGTGGAGGTGCAGGGCCGCAAGCACGGCTACTCGATGTTGCTGCTCGTCACCGACGAGTCCGAGGACATCGAGCAGCGGGCCGTCGAGTCGCTGCTGCGGGCCGCGGTGGACGGCGTGCTCGCGGTGCCGGTGCAGGGCGGGTCCGACCCGTGGCCCCGGCTCGCCACAGCCGGCATCCCGCTCGTCCTGGTCAACCGCGACCTGCCCCCCGGCCGGCACGACTTCGTCGGCATCGACTACGAGCAGGGTGCCTACGACGCCGCCGTCCACGCGATCCGGGCCGGCGCGCGCCGGATCTGGATGCTCGAGGAGGACCTGCCGATCACCACGATCGCCGGGCGGATCGCCGGGTTCCGGCGGGCGATGGCCGAGGCCGGCCTGCCGGTGCCCGACCACGCCGTGCGGTCCGTGCCGACGCGGCGCCACGAGTCGGCGGCGTTGCCGTGGCAGCCGCAGGAGTCCTACGTGGTGGCGCAGGAGATCGTCGACCGCGCCGACCGGCCCGACGCCGTGCTGGTGGGCAACGACTACTTCGCGCTCGGTCTCTACCGGGCGCTCGCCGAGCGCGGGCTGCGGGTGCCCGACGACATGCTGGTGCTCGGCTACGGCGACTTCCCGTTCTCCGGGTTCCTCACCCCGCCCCTCACCAGCGTGCGGCTGCCCGCCTACGAGGTGGGCGCGTCGGCCGTGGACCTGCTGGTCGAGCGGGTGCGCGACCGGTCGGCCGCGCCCGCCCAGAAGCGGCTGCTGCGGCCCGACCTCGTGGTGCGCCCGTCGTCGACCCTGGTCACCTCATAG
- a CDS encoding DUF6772 family protein yields MSEARSAPPAEAAFRSALLSVDPRLSKFQPLPRILAFDAFDSGTHGWTELLGNYDGRGNLDTVDDHMRDFRPPQLSSCTFFDIGTHGAMTGTYALKLATRPITGHTATAIRRLTMSGRGLLQIEAYFTYKAEATLGGGPESDRFGDVVWDGNLHPSEAQFGAFTVATDLCGDGGLRYHTVARYLNTDLDNRLARQWVYPTVPEPTPREHLEGKVKLGYAADFTAPNPEDWEPFGEPQELCYNEVPTKVNWHYLRWQIDTEARRNMELQVNDRVFDMSDVPVPPYAERYDSLENLLNFYFSVRTHSATRNFLFLDSVVISVDW; encoded by the coding sequence ATGTCCGAAGCCCGCTCCGCGCCGCCTGCGGAGGCCGCGTTCCGGTCGGCCCTGCTCTCGGTCGACCCGCGCCTGTCGAAGTTCCAGCCGCTTCCCCGGATCCTCGCGTTCGACGCGTTCGACTCGGGCACGCACGGCTGGACCGAGCTGCTCGGCAACTACGACGGGCGCGGCAACCTCGACACGGTCGACGACCACATGCGCGACTTCCGGCCCCCGCAGCTGTCGTCCTGCACGTTCTTCGACATCGGCACGCACGGCGCCATGACCGGCACCTACGCGCTCAAGCTGGCCACGCGGCCGATCACCGGCCACACGGCCACCGCGATCCGGCGCCTCACGATGAGCGGCCGCGGGCTGCTGCAGATCGAGGCCTACTTCACCTACAAGGCGGAGGCCACCCTCGGTGGCGGCCCCGAGAGCGACCGGTTCGGCGATGTCGTCTGGGACGGCAACCTGCACCCGTCGGAGGCGCAGTTCGGCGCGTTCACCGTGGCCACCGACCTGTGCGGCGACGGCGGCCTGCGGTACCACACGGTCGCCCGCTACCTGAACACCGATCTGGACAACCGCCTCGCCCGGCAGTGGGTCTACCCGACCGTGCCCGAGCCGACCCCGCGCGAGCACCTCGAGGGCAAGGTCAAGCTTGGCTACGCCGCCGACTTCACCGCGCCGAACCCGGAGGACTGGGAGCCGTTCGGTGAGCCCCAGGAGCTCTGCTACAACGAGGTGCCCACCAAGGTCAACTGGCACTACCTGCGGTGGCAGATCGACACCGAGGCCCGGCGCAACATGGAGCTGCAGGTCAACGACCGCGTCTTCGACATGAGCGACGTGCCGGTGCCGCCGTACGCGGAGCGCTACGACTCGCTGGAGAACCTGCTGAACTTCTACTTCTCCGTCCGCACGCACTCCGCTACGAGAAACTTCCTGTTCCTCGACTCGGTCGTCATCTCCGTCGATTGGTGA
- a CDS encoding ABC transporter ATP-binding protein, whose product MEREPLLSVRDLHTAFPIRSALLRRPIGAVQAVAGVSFDLAPGRTLGLVGESGSGKSTLARTVIGLERATSGQVLFQGRDLTTVPPAEMRRLRRDIQMIFQDPYASLNPRRTVEQIVSEAWEIHPDVVPRERWAAEVRDLLGRVGLDPSHAGRYPHQFSGGQRQRIGIARALALRPKLVICDEAVSALDVSVQAQVLNLLQDLQRDLGLAYLFIAHDLSVVRHISDEVAVMYLGTVVEHAPRRDLFERPTHPYTQALLSAAPVPRPWDQPERTRILLQGDLPSPADPPSGCRFRTRCPKAVELCAEEAPGLVERHGHPSACHFAEPLAAGVAG is encoded by the coding sequence ATGGAGCGTGAGCCCCTGCTGTCGGTGCGCGACCTGCACACCGCGTTCCCCATCCGCTCCGCACTGCTGCGCCGGCCGATCGGCGCCGTGCAGGCGGTGGCCGGGGTGTCGTTCGACCTCGCGCCGGGCCGGACCCTCGGCCTGGTCGGCGAGTCCGGTTCGGGCAAGTCCACCCTCGCCCGCACGGTCATCGGCCTCGAACGGGCCACCTCAGGGCAGGTGCTGTTCCAGGGCCGGGACCTCACGACGGTGCCGCCCGCGGAGATGCGCCGGTTGCGGCGAGACATCCAGATGATCTTCCAGGACCCCTACGCCTCGCTGAACCCGCGCCGGACCGTCGAGCAGATCGTCAGCGAGGCCTGGGAGATCCACCCCGACGTCGTGCCCCGCGAACGGTGGGCGGCCGAGGTGCGGGACCTCCTCGGACGCGTGGGCCTCGACCCGTCGCACGCCGGCCGCTACCCGCACCAGTTCTCCGGTGGCCAGCGCCAGCGCATCGGGATCGCCCGGGCGCTCGCGCTGCGGCCGAAGCTCGTGATCTGCGACGAGGCCGTGTCCGCGCTGGACGTGTCGGTGCAGGCGCAGGTGCTCAACCTCCTGCAGGACCTGCAGCGCGACCTGGGCCTGGCCTACCTGTTCATCGCCCACGACCTGTCGGTCGTGCGGCACATCAGCGACGAGGTCGCCGTGATGTACCTGGGCACGGTCGTGGAGCACGCACCGCGACGGGACCTCTTCGAACGGCCGACGCACCCCTACACGCAGGCCCTGCTCTCCGCGGCGCCCGTACCGCGGCCGTGGGACCAGCCGGAACGGACGCGGATCCTGCTGCAGGGCGACCTGCCCTCACCCGCGGACCCGCCATCCGGCTGCCGGTTCCGCACGCGGTGCCCCAAGGCCGTCGAGCTGTGCGCGGAGGAGGCACCCGGCCTGGTGGAGCGGCACGGGCACCCGAGCGCCTGCCACTTCGCGGAGCCGCTGGCCGCCGGGGTGGCCGGGTGA
- a CDS encoding ABC transporter ATP-binding protein, whose protein sequence is MLPAPERPVPAPDRPAPLLQVQDLRVQFRTATGVITPVDGLSFEVAPGETLAVLGESGSGKSVTAQAVMGLLPRPAGQVTGGRIVYDGVDLLTRPAAEVRRLRGPEMAMVFQDPLSSLNPVFRVGTQIGEMFRRHRGASRREAKAAAVDLMKRVGIPDAAKRVDDYPHQFSGGMRQRVMIAMAIALDPRLLIADEPTTALDVTVQAQVMALLGSLQQEYGMAMVLITHDLGVVADVADRMLLVYAGRAAETGRIREVYDRPAHPYTAGLMASLPGDQERLTPIPGAPPNLAALPSGCPFHPRCPYAVDRCRDERPPLHPLPGAGRAAACHRAEEVLDGA, encoded by the coding sequence ATGCTCCCTGCCCCCGAACGGCCCGTCCCCGCGCCGGACCGCCCCGCCCCGCTGCTGCAGGTCCAGGACCTGCGTGTGCAGTTCCGCACGGCGACCGGCGTGATCACCCCCGTCGACGGCCTGAGCTTCGAGGTCGCGCCCGGCGAGACCCTTGCCGTGCTCGGCGAGTCCGGCAGCGGCAAGAGCGTCACCGCCCAGGCCGTGATGGGCCTGCTCCCCCGCCCGGCCGGGCAGGTGACCGGCGGCCGGATCGTCTACGACGGCGTCGACCTGCTCACCCGCCCCGCCGCCGAGGTGCGCCGGCTGCGCGGCCCGGAGATGGCGATGGTCTTCCAGGACCCGCTCAGCTCGCTCAACCCCGTGTTCCGGGTGGGCACGCAGATCGGGGAGATGTTCCGCAGGCACCGCGGGGCGTCGCGGCGGGAGGCGAAGGCGGCCGCGGTCGACCTCATGAAACGCGTCGGCATCCCGGACGCCGCGAAGCGCGTGGACGACTACCCGCACCAGTTCTCCGGCGGCATGCGGCAGCGCGTGATGATCGCGATGGCGATCGCGCTCGACCCGCGGCTGCTCATCGCCGACGAGCCCACCACCGCACTCGACGTCACGGTGCAGGCGCAGGTCATGGCGCTGCTGGGGAGCCTGCAGCAGGAGTACGGGATGGCGATGGTGCTGATCACGCACGACCTCGGCGTGGTCGCCGACGTCGCCGACCGCATGCTGCTCGTGTACGCCGGGCGGGCCGCGGAGACCGGCCGGATCCGCGAGGTCTACGACCGCCCGGCACATCCCTACACCGCCGGGCTGATGGCATCGCTGCCCGGCGACCAGGAGCGGCTCACCCCGATCCCGGGCGCGCCGCCCAACCTCGCCGCGCTGCCATCGGGCTGCCCGTTCCACCCGCGCTGCCCGTACGCCGTGGACCGCTGCCGCGACGAGCGCCCGCCGCTGCACCCACTCCCCGGCGCAGGGCGCGCCGCCGCCTGCCACCGCGCCGAGGAGGTCCTCGATGGAGCGTGA
- a CDS encoding ABC transporter permease, which produces MTVTAPPAPADAPPSPAPATRRPGTVRIRFALTVVTVYVVAAIAGPVLLAYDSVVTHTADRLLPPGSRTSDGGLAVFGTDQVGQDLLAQMLQGARVSIAVGVATLLLAGLIGVTVGVVAGYFGGWLDGLLMRLADVQLAFPSILLAIFIAALLGPSVVNVVIVLAVSNWVTFARVVRSQVLTVRGREYVDATRTLGAGTWHVVRRCVLPACVAPVLVVATVELGHVILAEASLSFLGLGTPTSTPSWGVTIANGRNYLAEAWWIATIPGLALALLVVAFGVLGDALRDRFDPRLKSL; this is translated from the coding sequence ATGACCGTGACCGCGCCACCCGCTCCCGCCGACGCCCCGCCGTCCCCGGCGCCCGCCACCCGGCGGCCGGGCACCGTCCGCATCCGGTTCGCCCTCACCGTCGTCACGGTGTACGTGGTGGCCGCGATCGCCGGCCCCGTGCTGCTCGCGTACGACTCCGTCGTCACGCACACCGCCGACCGGCTCCTCCCACCCGGCTCGCGCACCAGCGACGGCGGCCTCGCCGTGTTCGGCACCGATCAGGTCGGGCAGGACCTGCTCGCCCAGATGCTGCAGGGCGCCCGCGTCTCGATCGCGGTCGGCGTGGCGACGCTGCTGCTCGCCGGGCTGATCGGGGTGACCGTCGGCGTCGTCGCCGGCTACTTCGGTGGATGGCTCGACGGCCTGCTCATGCGCCTCGCCGACGTGCAGCTGGCGTTCCCCTCGATCCTCCTCGCGATCTTCATCGCCGCGCTGCTCGGTCCGAGCGTGGTGAACGTCGTGATCGTCCTGGCGGTGTCCAACTGGGTCACGTTCGCCCGGGTCGTGCGCAGCCAGGTGCTCACCGTGCGCGGCCGCGAGTACGTCGACGCCACCCGGACCCTCGGAGCGGGCACCTGGCACGTGGTGCGCCGCTGCGTCCTCCCCGCCTGCGTCGCCCCCGTGCTGGTGGTGGCCACCGTGGAGCTGGGGCACGTGATCCTCGCCGAGGCCTCGCTCTCCTTCCTCGGCCTCGGCACGCCGACCAGTACGCCGAGCTGGGGCGTCACGATCGCGAACGGCCGCAACTACCTCGCAGAGGCCTGGTGGATCGCGACGATCCCCGGCCTCGCGCTCGCCCTCCTCGTGGTGGCGTTCGGCGTCCTCGGCGACGCGCTGCGCGACCGCTTCGACCCCCGATTGAAGAGCCTCTAG
- the nikB gene encoding nickel ABC transporter permease translates to MAAYLARRLAFSVFVLWGAVTIIFLVLRLVPGDPALLILGSDATPDQVAALRSQLGLDEPLLVQYGTYLADVARLDFGPSYRLSGDALGLVVERLPATAELAVVALSLSLLAGIPLGIVAALRANTFTDRVVSIFSLVGQSTPSFWLGIVLILVLSRTFGLLPSAGNGSPAHMVLPAITLALPFLAILVRLTRSGLLEVIHEGYVQTARAKGLTERVVIFPHAIRNALIPIVTVVGLQFGTLLGGTVIVETVFSWPGIGRLLIDSISHRDYGVVQAAVLVIATGFVLINLVVDVLYGYLDPRVRLAGRA, encoded by the coding sequence ATGGCGGCCTACCTCGCCCGGCGGCTCGCCTTCTCGGTGTTCGTCCTGTGGGGCGCCGTCACGATCATCTTCCTGGTGCTGCGGCTCGTCCCCGGCGATCCGGCGCTGCTCATCCTCGGCTCCGACGCCACCCCGGACCAGGTCGCCGCGCTCCGCAGCCAGCTCGGCCTCGACGAGCCGCTCCTCGTGCAGTACGGCACCTACCTCGCCGACGTCGCCCGGCTCGACTTCGGGCCGTCGTACCGGCTCTCGGGCGACGCGCTGGGCCTCGTGGTGGAGCGCCTGCCCGCCACCGCGGAGCTCGCCGTGGTGGCGCTCTCCCTCTCGTTGCTGGCCGGGATCCCGCTCGGCATCGTGGCGGCGCTGCGCGCCAACACGTTCACCGACCGGGTCGTCTCGATCTTCTCCCTGGTCGGCCAGTCCACGCCGTCGTTCTGGCTGGGCATCGTGCTGATCCTGGTGCTCTCGCGCACCTTCGGCCTGCTCCCCAGCGCCGGGAACGGCTCCCCGGCCCACATGGTGCTGCCGGCGATCACCCTCGCGCTGCCGTTCCTCGCGATCCTCGTGCGGCTCACCCGCAGCGGCCTCCTCGAAGTGATCCACGAGGGCTACGTGCAGACCGCGCGCGCCAAGGGCCTCACCGAGCGGGTCGTGATCTTCCCGCACGCGATCCGCAACGCGCTCATCCCGATCGTCACGGTCGTCGGCCTGCAGTTCGGCACGCTGCTGGGCGGAACCGTGATCGTCGAGACCGTCTTCTCGTGGCCAGGGATCGGACGGCTGCTCATCGACTCGATCTCGCACCGCGACTACGGCGTCGTGCAGGCGGCGGTGCTCGTGATCGCCACCGGGTTCGTGCTGATCAACCTCGTGGTCGACGTGCTCTACGGGTACCTCGACCCCCGCGTGCGGCTGGCGGGCCGGGCATGA
- a CDS encoding DUF6385 domain-containing protein — MRQSQTAVLERNTTLTGEFATEPYEAAWAGEARWFVQVLERSAEDAELTLTTQISPDGITWCDHDGGTHRTEGELTTWAVREFGQWLRVRGDVAPAGAQVKVRIYLAVKS; from the coding sequence ATGAGGCAGTCCCAGACCGCCGTCCTGGAGCGCAACACGACGCTCACGGGCGAGTTCGCCACCGAGCCGTACGAGGCGGCGTGGGCGGGGGAGGCGCGGTGGTTCGTCCAGGTGCTCGAGAGGTCCGCGGAGGACGCCGAGCTCACCCTGACCACGCAGATCTCGCCGGACGGGATCACGTGGTGCGACCACGACGGCGGCACGCACCGCACCGAGGGCGAGCTCACGACGTGGGCCGTGCGTGAGTTCGGGCAGTGGCTGCGCGTCCGCGGTGACGTCGCGCCGGCGGGTGCGCAGGTCAAGGTCCGCATCTACCTGGCCGTGAAGAGCTGA